A window of the Candidatus Methylarchaceae archaeon HK02M2 genome harbors these coding sequences:
- a CDS encoding signal recognition particle receptor subunit alpha: MLERLKEGLQAAIKRILTATTIDKQLIKDFVKDTQRALLQADVNVKLVLELSSKIEKRALHESPPPGLSRKDHIIKILYDELVNILGTESKLDLSTKKVNIILLMGIQGSGKTLVAAKLARFLRKKGYKVGLICADTFRPGALVQLRTYAKDVGIEVFGDEEFKDSIKVVIEGLRNFRENKNVIIVDTAGRHKEEKSLLDEMRHISNKVKPTLTLLIIDSTIGQQSYAQSKAFHKAVNVGGIIVTKLDGAAKGGGALTAAATTGAKVLFIGTGERVDDLEAFSPTRFVGRLLGLGDIKALVERARDLEIEADEKKVQRIISGKMTIDDLYYQLEQVKKMGSLRKVLELIPGLSSSISSESLEELEEKMKTWKNIILSMTKAERENPEILNSSRIKRMARGSGTSEKAVKEMLSKYRQTKAIIKASKGRKMRQMLKRMALT, translated from the coding sequence ATGTTAGAAAGGCTGAAGGAAGGACTTCAGGCAGCGATAAAGAGGATTTTGACAGCGACCACGATTGATAAGCAGTTGATAAAGGATTTTGTGAAAGATACACAAAGGGCTTTATTGCAAGCAGATGTAAACGTTAAACTGGTTTTGGAACTCTCATCAAAGATTGAGAAAAGAGCTCTTCATGAGAGCCCACCCCCAGGCTTGTCAAGGAAGGACCATATAATAAAAATTCTATATGATGAGTTAGTCAATATATTAGGTACTGAGAGCAAACTTGACCTTTCAACAAAAAAGGTCAATATAATTCTTCTTATGGGAATTCAGGGTTCAGGGAAGACATTAGTAGCAGCAAAACTTGCAAGATTTCTTCGTAAGAAAGGATATAAGGTAGGATTAATATGTGCAGATACTTTTCGCCCTGGAGCTCTTGTACAGTTAAGAACTTATGCAAAAGATGTTGGCATTGAAGTTTTTGGTGATGAGGAGTTCAAAGATTCTATAAAAGTTGTTATTGAAGGTTTAAGAAATTTTAGAGAGAACAAGAACGTTATAATCGTCGATACAGCTGGCAGGCACAAAGAAGAAAAAAGTCTTTTAGATGAGATGAGACATATTTCAAACAAAGTAAAACCAACACTAACACTACTTATCATCGATAGTACCATAGGGCAACAGTCTTATGCTCAATCCAAGGCTTTTCACAAAGCTGTAAATGTTGGAGGGATAATAGTAACGAAGTTAGATGGTGCTGCTAAGGGAGGTGGCGCACTGACCGCTGCAGCAACAACTGGAGCCAAAGTGCTATTTATAGGTACAGGTGAGAGAGTAGATGATCTAGAGGCTTTTTCGCCTACACGATTTGTTGGGAGGCTCTTAGGATTAGGAGATATCAAAGCCCTTGTTGAGAGAGCAAGAGATCTAGAGATAGAAGCTGATGAGAAGAAGGTTCAAAGAATAATATCTGGGAAGATGACTATAGATGATCTCTATTATCAATTAGAGCAGGTTAAGAAGATGGGTTCTTTAAGGAAGGTTCTAGAGCTCATCCCTGGACTTTCATCATCTATTTCTTCTGAAAGCTTAGAGGAGTTGGAAGAAAAAATGAAAACGTGGAAGAACATAATTCTTTCTATGACCAAAGCTGAAAGGGAAAACCCTGAAATTTTAAATTCATCCCGAATCAAAAGGATGGCCAGAGGTTCTGGTACAAGTGAAAAAGCAGTTAAGGAGATGCTCTCAAAATATAGACAGACAAAAGCTATCATCAAGGCTTCTAAAGGAAGAAAAATGAGACAGATGCTGAAAAGGATGGCTCTGACATAA
- a CDS encoding diphthine--ammonia ligase, with protein MSYDRSSFKISDLILSKLKKNSNSSIHSRRVKTLILSSGGKDSILALHRAYELGFNINGIITILPEDPESMLYHTYNVIHVEKIAKSIGIKWYGVEAKKEEEERALEKTLLQLDAEVLISGEIASNYQRKKFDRITKSANMGHYTPLWGMEPHEVLTEIILMKIDAIIVAVAAYGLGKEWLGKRLTEKSISELLKLSEKYHFNPSGEGGDLESFVLDAPLYKKRLRPVNVVKTWEKDRGSLEIEKIVLEDKVR; from the coding sequence ATGAGTTATGATAGGTCTTCTTTTAAAATATCAGATTTAATTTTGTCTAAATTGAAAAAAAATTCAAATAGCTCTATTCATTCAAGGCGGGTTAAAACTTTAATTTTATCTTCAGGAGGGAAGGATTCCATTTTAGCGCTTCATAGAGCATATGAGTTAGGATTTAATATAAATGGGATCATAACTATATTGCCAGAAGATCCTGAGAGTATGTTATACCACACCTACAATGTCATACATGTGGAAAAGATAGCAAAGAGTATTGGAATAAAATGGTATGGAGTTGAAGCTAAAAAAGAAGAGGAGGAAAGAGCTTTAGAAAAGACATTATTGCAATTAGATGCTGAAGTATTAATCAGTGGAGAGATAGCATCAAACTACCAAAGGAAAAAATTCGATCGAATTACAAAATCTGCAAATATGGGACATTACACACCACTATGGGGCATGGAACCTCATGAAGTTCTAACAGAAATAATCTTAATGAAGATTGATGCGATTATAGTAGCTGTCGCAGCCTATGGATTAGGTAAAGAGTGGTTAGGAAAGCGTTTAACAGAGAAGAGTATAAGTGAGTTGCTGAAGCTGTCAGAGAAGTATCATTTTAACCCTTCAGGTGAAGGTGGAGATTTAGAGTCTTTTGTATTAGATGCACCACTTTATAAGAAAAGATTGAGACCTGTAAATGTGGTTAAAACCTGGGAGAAGGATAGAGGCTCTTTAGAGATTGAAAAAATAGTATTGGAAGATAAAGTAAGATGA
- a CDS encoding translation initiation factor IF-5A, with amino-acid sequence MLKLSKPVNLGSLKIGSYIIIDDEACRIVSYDKSKPGKHGSAKARVVAMGLFDNAKRSMVAPVSSMVQVPIVEKRSGQVIAILEDKIQVMDLETFEVFESPKTDELNLKDTISSGIEVEYWKVLGKRKIMRTKG; translated from the coding sequence GTGTTAAAACTGAGCAAGCCAGTAAACCTAGGTAGTTTGAAGATAGGTTCCTATATAATAATTGATGACGAAGCTTGCAGGATAGTTTCATATGACAAGTCAAAGCCAGGTAAGCATGGATCTGCAAAGGCGAGAGTTGTAGCGATGGGGCTCTTCGATAACGCGAAGAGGAGCATGGTGGCACCTGTTTCTAGTATGGTACAAGTTCCAATCGTAGAGAAAAGGAGCGGCCAAGTAATCGCTATTTTAGAAGATAAAATTCAAGTTATGGATCTTGAAACATTTGAGGTCTTTGAGTCTCCTAAAACTGATGAGCTTAATTTAAAAGACACGATATCTTCAGGAATAGAGGTAGAGTATTGGAAAGTCTTGGGGAAAAGGAAGATCATGCGCACGAAAGGCTAA